A region of Curvibacter sp. AEP1-3 DNA encodes the following proteins:
- the ltrA gene encoding group II intron reverse transcriptase/maturase, with translation MSRVVDRDNMQLAYSRVMKNRGAPGIDGMRCEDLKTWLKVNWSQVKKSLLDGTYRPQAVRRVDIPKPQGGVRTLGVPTVVDRLIQQALHQAMQPLFEPTFSQSSYGFRPGKSAKQAVSKAAEYIRGGKRWVVDMDLEKFFDRVNHDVLMARVARQVQDKTVLSLIRRFLEAGMMANGVETPRYEGTPQGGPLSPLLSNILLTDLDRELEARKLLFCRYADDCNIYVSSQRAGQRIMEGIKRFLANRLKLTVNETKSAVERPWKRKFLGYSVTAQRASKIRIAKESTQRLMHAVRTYCAQGRGRPLPQTIEKLNPVLRGWMNYFSLTQSHKPIEALDMWVRRRLRALMWRQWKRTKTRESKMLALGLDAQRAWKSSVNGHGPWWNAGAKHLRQALPTKYFTQLGLVSLVATHQHLQRPT, from the coding sequence ATGAGCCGAGTCGTGGATCGCGACAACATGCAGCTCGCTTACAGCCGAGTCATGAAGAATCGCGGCGCACCCGGCATTGACGGAATGCGCTGTGAAGACCTCAAGACGTGGCTCAAAGTGAACTGGTCGCAAGTAAAGAAGTCGTTACTGGATGGAACCTACCGCCCCCAAGCGGTACGTCGGGTGGACATACCCAAGCCGCAAGGCGGGGTACGCACGCTCGGAGTGCCCACGGTGGTGGACAGGCTGATTCAGCAGGCGCTACATCAGGCGATGCAACCCCTGTTTGAACCTACCTTCTCGCAAAGCAGCTACGGCTTCAGACCGGGGAAAAGTGCGAAGCAGGCGGTAAGCAAAGCGGCAGAGTACATCCGTGGCGGCAAGCGCTGGGTGGTGGACATGGACCTGGAGAAATTCTTCGACCGTGTCAACCACGACGTGCTGATGGCGCGGGTGGCACGCCAGGTACAGGACAAAACCGTCCTGAGCCTGATACGCAGGTTTCTGGAGGCCGGGATGATGGCCAACGGGGTAGAGACACCACGGTACGAGGGTACACCGCAAGGCGGCCCCCTGTCACCACTACTGTCCAACATCCTGTTGACTGATTTAGACCGGGAGCTAGAGGCACGCAAGCTGCTGTTTTGCAGGTATGCGGATGACTGCAACATCTACGTGAGCAGTCAGCGGGCGGGCCAACGCATCATGGAGGGCATAAAGAGGTTTCTTGCAAACCGGCTCAAGCTCACTGTGAACGAGACCAAAAGTGCGGTTGAGCGGCCATGGAAACGCAAGTTTCTGGGATACAGCGTGACAGCACAACGAGCCAGCAAAATCCGAATAGCCAAGGAAAGCACGCAACGCCTGATGCACGCCGTGCGCACATACTGTGCACAGGGACGGGGCAGGCCACTGCCCCAGACCATCGAAAAGCTAAATCCGGTTTTACGGGGATGGATGAACTACTTCAGCCTGACCCAGAGCCACAAGCCCATCGAAGCACTGGATATGTGGGTACGTAGACGGCTACGCGCCCTGATGTGGAGGCAATGGAAAAGGACAAAGACGCGGGAATCCAAAATGCTCGCACTCGGGCTCGATGCCCAGCGGGCATGGAAGTCCAGCGTCAATGGCCATGGTCCATGGTGGAACGCCGGTGCCAAACACCTGCGCCAAGCTCTCCCGACGAAATACTTCACGCAACTCGGGCTGGTCTCGCTGGTGGCAACCCACCAGCACCTCCAGCGTCCTACTTGA
- a CDS encoding amino acid ABC transporter substrate-binding protein — MLAFAGHSPAAATGVLERVSSGGKLVIAHRESSIPFSYVDADKKPVGYAVELCLKLAEAVRKKTGAKNMQVEFLQVTPANRIAMVAEGKADLECGSTTNNAERRQKVAFTIPHFITGARMLVRADSKIERIEDLEGKKLVSTKGTTPLKAAEQANRERLLRITILEAPDHAKAVDMVEKSEADAFVMDDVLLYGLASNLPKPESLRVVGKFLTTEPLAIMLSKDDPEFKKLIDEEMRRLIVSKEIQPIYDKWFLKPIPPNDKALNLPVSYLLRDFWKYPSDFVPF, encoded by the coding sequence TTGCTTGCATTTGCGGGGCACAGCCCGGCCGCTGCGACTGGTGTTCTGGAGCGTGTCAGTAGTGGCGGCAAATTGGTGATTGCGCACCGCGAGTCGTCCATTCCGTTTTCTTATGTTGATGCTGACAAGAAGCCCGTGGGCTATGCCGTAGAGCTGTGCCTGAAGTTGGCAGAGGCGGTGCGCAAGAAGACCGGTGCCAAGAACATGCAGGTGGAGTTCTTGCAGGTCACACCTGCCAACCGCATCGCCATGGTGGCCGAAGGCAAGGCAGACCTCGAATGCGGATCGACCACCAACAACGCCGAGCGGCGCCAGAAAGTAGCCTTCACCATCCCTCACTTCATTACCGGGGCCCGCATGTTGGTGCGGGCTGACAGCAAGATAGAACGGATTGAAGACTTGGAAGGCAAAAAGCTGGTGTCCACCAAAGGTACGACCCCGCTGAAGGCTGCGGAGCAGGCCAACCGTGAGCGGTTGTTGCGCATCACCATCCTCGAAGCCCCCGACCATGCGAAAGCGGTCGACATGGTCGAGAAAAGTGAGGCGGATGCTTTTGTGATGGATGACGTGCTTTTGTATGGCTTGGCGTCTAACCTGCCCAAGCCTGAATCGTTGCGCGTGGTCGGCAAGTTCCTGACCACAGAACCCTTGGCCATCATGCTGTCCAAAGACGATCCCGAGTTCAAGAAGCTGATCGACGAAGAAATGCGTCGCCTGATCGTCAGCAAAGAGATTCAGCCGATCTACGACAAATGGTTTCTGAAGCCCATTCCGCCGAACGACAAAGCGCTGAATCTGCCCGTGAGCTACCTGCTGAGGGACTTCTGGAAATACCCCAGCGACTTCGTGCCTTTTTAA
- the pyrC gene encoding dihydroorotase, with protein sequence MTSTATPQTLTITRPDDWHLHVRDGAALNTVVPHTAAQFGRAIIMPNLKPPVTTAEQALAYKARIQAAVPAGVEFEPLMTLYLTDNLPADEIARAKDAGVVAAKLYPAGATTNSDAGVTDIRKTYKTLEAMQKAGLLLLVHGEVTSSDIDLFDREAVFIDTQLIPLRRDFPELKIVFEHITTLEAAQYVAAADRFTAASITAHHLLYNRNAIFTGGIRPHYYCLPVLKRETHRKALVQAATGGSPKFFLGTDSAPHPAHLKEHASGCAGCYTAHAAMELYAQAFDAAGALDKLEGFASFHGADFYGLPRNRGTITLMRESWTPPESYAFGETTLKPLAAGEALQWRLV encoded by the coding sequence ATGACTTCCACAGCCACCCCCCAGACACTGACCATCACCCGCCCGGACGACTGGCACTTGCACGTGCGCGACGGCGCTGCCCTCAATACCGTGGTGCCGCACACCGCAGCCCAGTTCGGCCGCGCCATCATCATGCCCAACCTCAAGCCGCCGGTGACCACCGCCGAGCAGGCGTTGGCTTACAAGGCCCGCATTCAGGCCGCGGTACCGGCGGGTGTGGAGTTTGAGCCTTTGATGACGCTCTACCTCACCGACAACCTGCCCGCTGATGAAATTGCGCGTGCCAAGGACGCCGGTGTAGTGGCCGCGAAGCTCTACCCCGCAGGGGCGACCACCAACAGCGATGCCGGCGTCACTGACATCCGCAAGACATATAAGACGCTGGAAGCCATGCAGAAAGCCGGCTTGCTCTTGTTGGTGCATGGCGAGGTCACTAGCAGCGACATTGATTTGTTTGACCGTGAAGCGGTGTTCATCGACACCCAGCTCATTCCCTTGCGCCGGGATTTCCCCGAGCTGAAGATCGTGTTCGAGCACATCACCACGCTGGAAGCTGCTCAGTACGTGGCCGCTGCAGACCGCTTTACTGCTGCGAGCATCACTGCCCACCACCTGCTCTACAACCGTAATGCCATCTTCACCGGCGGCATCCGGCCCCACTACTACTGCCTGCCGGTTTTGAAGCGTGAGACGCACCGCAAGGCCCTGGTGCAAGCAGCGACCGGCGGCTCCCCCAAGTTCTTCCTGGGTACCGACAGCGCGCCACACCCCGCCCACCTCAAGGAGCATGCCTCGGGCTGCGCTGGCTGCTACACCGCCCACGCTGCCATGGAGCTGTACGCCCAGGCATTTGACGCTGCAGGTGCCCTCGACAAGCTGGAGGGCTTTGCCAGTTTCCACGGTGCGGACTTCTATGGTTTGCCACGCAACCGGGGCACCATCACCTTGATGCGCGAAAGCTGGACCCCACCCGAGAGCTACGCCTTCGGCGAAACCACGCTCAAACCCCTGGCCGCGGGCGAAGCACTGCAGTGGCGTTTGGTCTAG
- a CDS encoding DUF3025 domain-containing protein, whose amino-acid sequence MAFGLEAINWSAPWLDPWRDAGEGLALQVEAGLTVAQALNAPGMAPVRFIPQSELPAGSAYEQHIYDTGCVPTRDGLHDFFNGLCWMQFPQAKKKLNLLQAQQIAQTGIQPVRGPARDALTVFDENAALLMAPDALWDALAAKDWQTLFGPLRPMWAHATLVLFGHALLEKLVYPRKPITAHVFRARAATNSIADMDAWLAATLSAPMLAAKPFAHLPVLGVPGWWPENESADFYADASVFRAPRSAAG is encoded by the coding sequence GTGGCGTTTGGTCTAGAAGCGATTAACTGGTCCGCGCCGTGGCTTGACCCGTGGCGCGATGCGGGGGAGGGCTTGGCTCTGCAGGTTGAAGCTGGCCTGACGGTGGCGCAGGCGCTCAATGCGCCCGGCATGGCTCCGGTGCGCTTCATCCCCCAAAGCGAGTTGCCAGCGGGCAGCGCTTACGAGCAGCACATCTACGACACGGGGTGCGTCCCGACCCGTGACGGTTTGCACGATTTTTTCAATGGTCTGTGCTGGATGCAGTTCCCACAGGCCAAGAAGAAGCTCAATCTCTTGCAGGCCCAGCAAATTGCGCAAACCGGCATCCAGCCGGTGCGCGGCCCCGCCCGCGATGCGTTGACGGTCTTTGACGAAAACGCCGCGCTCCTCATGGCGCCGGATGCTTTGTGGGACGCTTTGGCAGCCAAAGATTGGCAGACGCTGTTCGGCCCGCTGCGCCCGATGTGGGCCCACGCCACACTGGTGCTGTTCGGTCATGCACTGCTGGAAAAACTGGTTTACCCACGAAAACCCATCACAGCGCACGTATTCCGTGCGCGGGCAGCTACGAATTCGATAGCGGATATGGATGCTTGGCTGGCAGCCACGCTGAGTGCCCCCATGCTGGCAGCCAAGCCCTTTGCCCACTTGCCGGTGCTCGGTGTACCCGGCTGGTGGCCGGAGAATGAGTCGGCTGACTTCTACGCAGACGCCAGCGTATTCCGTGCACCCCGGTCAGCGGCTGGTTAG
- a CDS encoding Bug family tripartite tricarboxylate transporter substrate binding protein, translating into MKKMDRRQLLTCIAAGTLAGMTAPSWGQAAKAPASKPKAAAKLASKLRIVIPANAGGGWDQTGRALGTAMISAGVVDEIDYENKGGKGGTIGLAYYAEKYAADSNTLIMGGTVMVGAVALQKPAIDMGTLAPLARLTSDYLVMVVAANSPIKNASDLSAAMKANLKAVTVAGGSAGGVDHIFSGVFARATGANPDDLTYLPFAGGAEVVSAVLSGKAMVGISGYSEFSSQLAGGQLRAIGVSSRKASFGIPSIRDQGMQVDMANWRGVFTGKSVPAERQAAMVEAVRQATLHESWKSVLKQNHWDASWLTGKDFNEQIDFDQTTARVMVHLLKLKA; encoded by the coding sequence ATGAAAAAAATGGATCGCCGCCAGCTTCTCACCTGCATCGCCGCAGGCACCTTAGCCGGGATGACCGCGCCGAGCTGGGGACAAGCAGCCAAAGCACCGGCCTCAAAACCCAAAGCAGCCGCCAAACTCGCATCCAAATTGCGAATCGTGATCCCGGCGAACGCCGGAGGCGGTTGGGACCAGACGGGCCGAGCCCTGGGTACGGCCATGATTTCCGCCGGAGTTGTGGATGAAATCGACTATGAAAACAAAGGCGGCAAAGGCGGCACCATCGGTCTGGCCTACTACGCCGAGAAATATGCGGCCGACTCGAACACGCTCATCATGGGCGGTACCGTGATGGTCGGTGCCGTGGCGCTGCAAAAACCTGCGATTGATATGGGAACGCTGGCGCCCCTGGCACGGCTCACGAGTGACTACTTGGTCATGGTGGTGGCGGCCAACTCGCCCATCAAGAATGCGTCCGACCTCTCGGCCGCCATGAAGGCCAATCTGAAGGCGGTCACGGTGGCAGGCGGGTCCGCGGGTGGTGTGGATCACATCTTCTCCGGGGTGTTTGCCCGCGCGACCGGCGCGAACCCCGACGATTTGACATATTTGCCTTTTGCGGGTGGAGCGGAAGTAGTGTCTGCTGTACTGTCCGGCAAAGCGATGGTAGGGATCTCTGGCTACAGCGAATTCAGCTCGCAGCTCGCCGGCGGGCAGCTCAGGGCCATCGGGGTGTCATCACGAAAAGCCTCTTTCGGTATTCCGTCCATTCGCGACCAGGGCATGCAAGTAGACATGGCCAACTGGCGCGGCGTATTCACCGGGAAGTCGGTCCCGGCAGAGCGCCAAGCCGCGATGGTGGAGGCGGTACGGCAGGCCACTTTGCATGAGAGCTGGAAATCCGTGCTCAAACAAAACCACTGGGATGCCTCCTGGCTGACAGGCAAAGACTTCAATGAGCAAATTGACTTTGACCAGACCACGGCACGGGTCATGGTGCACTTGCTCAAGCTCAAGGCCTGA
- the htpX gene encoding protease HtpX, whose product MKRILLFVLTNVLVVAVLGVVASLLGVNKFLTSNGLNLGALLGFALIMGFGGAIFSLLISKPMAKWTSGVQIIEQPQNADEAWIVDTVRKFADKAGIGMPEVGIFEGEPNAFATGAFKNSALVAVSTGLLRGMTREEIEAVIGHEVAHIANGDMVTMTLIQGVMNTFVVFLSRVVGYAVDSFLRKNDEQNSGPGIGYYVTTIVLDIVLGFAAAMVVAWFSRQREFRADAGAAQLMGRKQPMMNALARLGGMTPGELPKSVAAMGIAGGIGQLFSTHPPIEQRIAALQANNGQ is encoded by the coding sequence ATGAAACGCATTCTTTTGTTTGTATTGACCAACGTGTTGGTGGTGGCGGTGCTGGGCGTCGTGGCCAGCCTGCTCGGTGTCAACAAGTTCTTGACTTCCAACGGCCTGAACCTGGGTGCCTTGCTGGGCTTTGCGCTCATCATGGGCTTTGGCGGCGCCATTTTTTCGTTGCTGATCAGCAAGCCCATGGCCAAGTGGACATCGGGCGTGCAGATCATCGAACAGCCCCAGAACGCCGACGAGGCCTGGATTGTGGACACCGTGCGCAAGTTTGCGGACAAGGCCGGCATCGGCATGCCGGAAGTCGGCATTTTTGAAGGTGAACCCAATGCGTTCGCTACTGGCGCCTTCAAAAACAGCGCCTTGGTGGCAGTGTCCACCGGCTTGCTGCGTGGCATGACCCGCGAAGAAATTGAAGCCGTTATCGGCCATGAGGTGGCCCACATTGCCAACGGTGACATGGTCACCATGACCCTGATCCAGGGCGTGATGAACACCTTCGTGGTGTTCCTCAGCCGTGTAGTCGGTTACGCCGTGGACAGCTTCTTGCGGAAGAACGATGAGCAGAACAGCGGCCCCGGCATCGGCTATTACGTGACGACCATCGTGCTCGACATCGTGCTCGGGTTTGCCGCTGCCATGGTGGTGGCCTGGTTCAGCCGCCAGCGCGAGTTCCGTGCGGACGCAGGCGCCGCCCAGCTGATGGGCCGCAAGCAGCCCATGATGAACGCCTTGGCCCGCCTGGGTGGCATGACTCCGGGTGAGTTGCCCAAGAGTGTGGCGGCCATGGGCATTGCAGGTGGTATCGGTCAGTTGTTTTCGACCCACCCACCCATTGAGCAGCGCATTGCTGCCCTGCAGGCGAACAACGGGCAGTAA
- a CDS encoding LysE family transporter — MELSTWLAFFAASWAISISPGAGAVAAMSAGLNHGFRRGYITTIGLVLGIWTQILVVGVGLGAVVAASSAAFLVIKWAGVAYLVWLGIQQWRAPAVPLAAKADEAVPASVSTQIFKAWVINALNPKGTVFLLAVVPQFLNLSQALTPQYMIIGATLAFTDLVVMGCYTAVAAKVLRALKSESHLRTMNRVFGGLFVAAGTLLALFKRTT; from the coding sequence ATGGAACTTTCTACCTGGCTCGCCTTCTTCGCCGCTTCCTGGGCCATCAGCATCTCGCCCGGCGCCGGCGCGGTAGCCGCCATGAGCGCCGGCCTGAATCACGGCTTCCGGCGCGGTTACATCACCACCATCGGTTTGGTGTTGGGCATTTGGACCCAGATCCTCGTGGTGGGGGTGGGGCTGGGTGCCGTGGTAGCTGCCAGTAGCGCGGCGTTTCTGGTTATCAAGTGGGCAGGGGTGGCCTATCTGGTGTGGCTGGGTATCCAGCAGTGGCGTGCACCTGCTGTTCCTCTCGCTGCAAAGGCTGATGAAGCTGTGCCGGCGAGTGTGAGCACACAAATTTTCAAAGCTTGGGTCATCAATGCGCTGAACCCCAAGGGCACGGTGTTTTTGTTGGCGGTGGTGCCGCAATTCCTGAACCTCTCACAAGCCCTCACGCCTCAATACATGATCATCGGCGCAACTTTGGCTTTTACTGATCTGGTGGTCATGGGCTGCTACACGGCCGTGGCCGCCAAAGTGCTGCGCGCACTCAAATCCGAGTCGCACCTGCGCACCATGAACCGGGTGTTCGGCGGCCTGTTTGTGGCAGCTGGCACCCTGTTGGCGCTGTTCAAGCGGACGACTTGA
- a CDS encoding methyl-accepting chemotaxis protein, whose amino-acid sequence MQTFGSWKVSTKLAAGFGLLIALLLAISGTSIYRIGNINDNVNHIVDESAVKVILASQLQLGINVQVRNMRAAVVGLAIGNAEEATYTVSRIAQGQKAADDAFGKLKKTIVSAKEQELLKPVEEALIAFNAVREEAVKRIQTGNTQEAGEYLVKNVRGPLSKLTAASDAMLEAQSDTIVLEGQLAKAQGAAAIQTTLLFSVFAVIAALGVAIVITRSLTRQLGGEPGEVVRVANAIAEGDLTVVIPAHQQQTDSVVAAMLRMKYSLTHMAGLVHECSEQVASASEQIASGTADLSARTEEQASNLEETAASTEEIASAVKLNAEHTREASAMANETSGAALESGQHVDAMVHTMQSIAQSSKKISEIIGVIDGIAFQTNILALNAAVEAARAGEQGRGFAVVASEVRSLAQRSAEAAKEIKTLIGDSISRVATGEQQAQLAGASVQGIVGRVQRVNELMNQVSAATAEENAGFTQISEAIMQLDQVTQQNSALVEESAAAADSLKQQAARLKEVVSMFRIEQNRLPGSGAPLQLAF is encoded by the coding sequence ATGCAAACATTTGGCTCTTGGAAAGTCAGCACCAAGCTGGCCGCAGGCTTCGGCCTGCTCATCGCACTGCTTCTGGCCATCAGTGGCACATCCATTTACCGGATAGGTAACATCAATGACAACGTCAATCACATCGTAGATGAAAGCGCGGTCAAGGTGATACTTGCCTCCCAGCTGCAACTAGGCATCAATGTGCAGGTTCGCAATATGCGGGCTGCCGTAGTGGGGTTGGCGATAGGCAATGCAGAAGAAGCGACTTACACCGTAAGCCGGATCGCCCAAGGCCAGAAGGCTGCGGATGATGCATTTGGAAAGCTAAAGAAAACCATCGTCAGCGCCAAAGAGCAGGAGCTCTTAAAGCCTGTTGAAGAAGCGTTGATTGCCTTCAATGCTGTCAGAGAAGAAGCCGTAAAGCGCATACAGACGGGCAATACGCAAGAGGCTGGTGAGTACTTGGTAAAGAATGTGCGGGGACCACTCAGCAAGCTGACCGCCGCCTCCGATGCCATGCTGGAGGCTCAGTCAGACACGATAGTCTTGGAGGGCCAGCTCGCCAAAGCGCAAGGCGCTGCGGCTATCCAGACTACCTTGTTGTTCTCTGTCTTTGCCGTCATCGCAGCTTTGGGCGTAGCCATAGTGATCACCCGCAGCCTGACCCGTCAACTGGGGGGCGAGCCGGGTGAAGTGGTACGGGTGGCCAACGCGATTGCAGAGGGCGACCTGACCGTGGTGATTCCAGCGCACCAGCAACAAACCGACAGCGTGGTGGCTGCGATGCTGCGCATGAAATACAGCCTCACCCACATGGCGGGACTGGTCCATGAATGCAGCGAGCAGGTGGCTTCTGCGTCAGAGCAGATTGCCTCCGGCACCGCAGACCTGAGTGCGCGGACCGAGGAACAAGCCAGCAACCTCGAAGAAACTGCCGCGTCTACGGAAGAAATTGCCAGCGCCGTCAAGCTCAATGCCGAGCACACGCGAGAAGCCAGCGCCATGGCCAATGAAACTTCCGGTGCGGCGCTGGAAAGCGGGCAGCACGTAGACGCCATGGTGCACACCATGCAGTCCATCGCCCAGTCATCCAAGAAGATCAGCGAGATCATCGGGGTGATTGACGGTATCGCCTTCCAGACCAACATCCTCGCGTTGAACGCGGCGGTGGAGGCCGCGCGTGCAGGTGAACAAGGGCGGGGTTTTGCCGTCGTGGCCTCTGAAGTGCGCAGCCTGGCGCAGCGCAGTGCGGAAGCTGCCAAGGAGATCAAAACGCTGATCGGCGACAGCATCAGCCGGGTGGCCACCGGCGAGCAGCAAGCCCAGTTGGCCGGCGCATCTGTGCAAGGCATCGTGGGCCGGGTGCAACGCGTGAACGAGCTGATGAACCAGGTCTCTGCCGCCACAGCGGAAGAAAACGCAGGCTTCACTCAGATCAGCGAAGCCATCATGCAGCTGGATCAGGTGACTCAGCAAAACTCCGCACTGGTGGAGGAAAGCGCCGCAGCGGCAGATAGCCTCAAACAGCAAGCAGCCCGTCTGAAAGAAGTGGTCAGCATGTTCAGGATTGAACAGAACCGCTTGCCCGGGTCGGGGGCCCCTCTACAGCTGGCCTTTTGA